From the Ralstonia wenshanensis genome, the window CGGTGGCCTGGTCAATGGCGGCAGCGGCGGCGGGTCTACGAATCCGCTGGCGCCGATCACGGGCGCGCTCGGTGGCGGCGTGGGTGGCGGCAGCAATCCGCTGGCCCCGGTCACGAGCGCACTGAGCGGCGCAGCCGGCAGCGGCAACCCGCTCGCCCCGATCACGAATGCGCTGGGTGGCGTCACGAACGCCGCCGGCACCTCTGGCAGCAATCCGCTGTCACCCCTGACCGGTGCGTTGAGCGCGCATTGATCCCTGCGCCGACATCATCGATCAGCCCTCACCGATTTTTTTGACTGACAACAAGGAGACTCCACAATGAAACCTACCCCCCACGCTCTCGCCCGCCTGGCTGGCGCCCTGGCACTCGCACTGGCCGCTGGCAGCGCCTTCGCGCAAGTCAGCCCCGCCGGCACCTGGAAGACCATCGACGACAACACGGGCAAACAGAAAGGCGAAGTGACGATCGTCGATAACGGCGGCACGTTCTCGGGCAAGGTCACCAAGATCCTGGTGCCGGGCGACGAGAACAAGACCTGCACCAAGTGCACGGACGACCGCAAGGACCAGCCCATCAAGGGCCTGACGATCCTCACGGGTCTGAAGGCGGACGGCAACAACAACTGGGATGGCGGCCAGATCCTGGACCCGGAAAACGGCAAGGTCTACAGCGCCAAGATGTCGCTGTCCGAAGACGGTCAGAAACTGAATGTGCGCGGCTTCCTGGGCATCAGCCTGCTGGGCCGCACGCAGACCTGGATTCGCGAGCAATGATCGCCTGCCGATAGCGAAAACCAACAAAACCTTCCAACGCGCGGCGGCGCCCCCTCCTTGTGGGTGGGTGCCGTCTCTTCGGGCGCCGGTGCAAGCCGGCGCCTTCTTTTTTTGCGGAAATCCGCACACTGCGCGCACGGTATCTCCATTAAAGAAGACCACTCCACCGCCGTTACCCCGTTGGGGAGACGTCAAACAATAAGTGGAGAAAACGCGACATGCGACAGTGGACACTCAAAGCAAAGCTGCGTCTTGCGTTGGGCCTGATGTGGCTGGGGCTGATCGGCGTCGGCATCTGGAGCGCGATGGAGACCCGCGCAACCATGCTCGACGAGCGCAAGGTCGGCCTGCAAAACCTGGTGGATGCCGCCGAGGGCATCGCCAAGCTGTATCACGGCCGCGCGCAATCGGGCGCCATGAGCGAAGCCGACGCCAAGAAAGCCGCGCTGTCGACGCTGGCCTCGATGCGCTTCGGCTCCACCGGCTATCTATTCGTGGTCGACTCGCAGTTCATCCTGCTGATGCATCCGACGCTGGCCGACATGGTCGGCAAGAGCACCGCAGGCTTCAAGGACCCGACCGGCAAACCGGTCTACCCGACCATCGTCAACGCCGCTAAAGACAAAGGCTTCGGCTTTGCCGAATACCAGGGCCGCCTGCCCGGCAGCGAGACCGCATTGCCGAAGATCGGCTACGTGAAGCACTTTGTGCCGTGGGACTGGAACATCTCCAGCGCCGTCTTTCTGCAGGAAGTGGATGCGGCGTACCGCCATTCGCTCATCGCCAATCTGATCGTCATTCTGCTGGTGGGCGGCGCGGTGTCGCTGGCCATGTCGCTCATCATCCGCAACGTGCAGCGCGGGCTGGGCGGCGAACCGAGCTACGCCGCCGAGATGGCACGCCGCATTGCCGGCGGTGACCTCGCCGTGCACGTGCAAACCCGCGCCGGCGACCGCGACAGCATGCTGGTCGCCATGGCGCAGATGCAGCAGCAACTGACCGGCACCATCAGCCATATCAAGACATCGGCGGATTCGATTGCGAGCGCCACCAAGCAGATCGCCGCCGGCAATGCCGATCTGTCGCAACGCACGGAAGAGCAGGCTTCGTCGCTGGAAGAAACCGCGTCGAGCATGGAAGAGCTGACGAGCATCGTGCGTCAGAACGCCGACAACGCGCGCCAGGCGAGCACGCTGGCCGTCAACGCATCGGACATCGCCGCCAAGGGCGGCGAGGTGGTCGGCCGCGTGATCGACACCATGGCGGGCATCAACGAAAGCAGCAAGAAGATTGCCGACATCATCGGCGTGATCGAAGGCATCGCGTTCCAGACGAACATCCTGGCGCTCAATGCCGCAGTCGAGGCCGCGCGCGCCGGCGAACAGGGCCGCGGCTTTGCCGTGGTGGCCGGCGAGGTACGCAACCTGGCGCAGCGCTCGGCGGGGGCGGCCAAGGAAATCAAGGAACTCATCGGCGATTCGGTCGGCCGAGTGGAAAACGGCACCACGCTGGTGGCCGAAGCCGGCAGCGTGATTGACGAGGTGGTGATCGCAGTCAAGCGTGTGACCGACATCATGGGCGAGATCAGCTCGGCCTCCGAGGAACAAAGCTCTGGCATCGAGCAGGTCAACCAAGCTGTCACGCAGATGGACGAGGTGACGCAGCAGAACGCCGCGCTCGTCGAGCAGGCGGCGGCCGCCGCGCTGTCGCTGGAAGAACAGGCACAGGTGCTGCGCGACGCGGTGGCGTCGTTCCGCACCGCCTGATCGCCGAGATTTCACGTCTTGCTCCCCAACGAGGGGAGGGACGCCGCGCCGTTCTCTGGTGTGTCGCATGGTGCTATGCTGCGCGCCAGAGAATCGATAAAACCATGTTGGAATAGCCATGCCCGAGCGCAACCGGCCGCCATTCAGGGGCCCTTTTGGCGCGATTGCCGGGTCGACCACCAGCGTCTATGCCGCAGCAGGAGACACCGCCGGCGACGCCCATGAGCCGATGTCCGGCGGCCGCTCCAGTGCGGTGCGCGATGTCGCTGCACAAGATCTGGCCAGCGACACCGCGCTGTGGCGCTTTGCGCTGGCCGCAGAGCACGGCGGCCGCGCGCCCCATCCCGACGCCGCCTTGCGCGACGATCTTTCCGTCCTGCGCATCCTGCGCCACGCAGACGGCCTGCGCCTGCTCCGGCAAGGATTGCGCAGCGCGTTCCCGGGTTCGGCCTTGCGTCTGACCACCTTCTGGCCCGAAGAGCAGCCGCACGCCTACCCGGCGCGCGCGGAAGCCCGCCCGGCGGAATTCGGCGATCTGCTCGTGCTGCTTCGCCTGCGCGGCGCGGTGCCGACGCTCGATTGCCGCGCGCTCTTTCTTACCAGCCGCCGCATCGACCAGCCGGACGATACGCTCGACAAGCATCACGCCCTACCGCAGATCAACCTGTACGAAGGCTGGCCCGACTTCAACGTCTATGCGCGTTCGCCGATCAAGTCGCGCAACGCAACCTTCCTGGGCAAGTTCGACCTGTCGGCTGAGCTGGACCCGCTGCGCCGCGTTGGCCGCGACCAGCGCCAGTGGCGTTACCTGACGCCCTGCACGGGCCTGCAGCACTACGCGCAATGGCCTGGCGCACGGCCGGCTTCTCCGCTGCAATGGCGCTGGCCTTCCGGCCCGCAAGCCGGCGCCGCACGGCCAAGCACCGGTTCGTTCACGGGCCTGCTGCGCCAGCTCGTACGCCCGGAAGGCCCCGGCGAGGATTGCTCCGCCGGCACAGACGTGCCAACGTGGGGCCGCCTCATCAACAGACTGCTCGACCACAGCTGGGAAGTCGCCCCGAGCCACGCGCTCAAGAGCGGCAATATCAGCTCGCTGGCATTCTGGACGCGACTGCGCGGCTTCCTGACGGCGGAATACCTGCTCGGCTCGCACTCGTTGCAGAAGGGTTTTGGGGCGTCGTTGCAGTTCGAGATGGCCAATGGCCTGCAGGACATCGCCCGCGACGACTGGACAGCCACCACCGGCTTCGACCCTGAAGACCTCGACGTGCCTGGCGTGCGCGGCACGCTACAGCGCATTGCGGCGTCCAGACTGGCCGTCTTCGGCATGAGCGCGGAAGACCCGGCACCACTCGCCGCGCCGCGCCCGCAACGCGGCGTGACGCCGCGCCCCGATGGCGAACGCGAAGGCCAGCGCGTGTTGCTGATCGACGTGATCCGCCCCAGCGCAGCCGCCCTGTAAGCACGCCAATTCGATAAAAAGCGACGCCCGCGCCGCCGAGAACGCAACGATTTCTCGGCGGCGCGCGGCTATGCTGTGGCGTTGCGCTGCCGCGCTTCCTGCCGCCCCCCTCCGCTGTCGCTCATGTCTTCCGCTGTTTCCGCTTCCACTGCTTCGACGACGTCCACCTCC encodes:
- a CDS encoding methyl-accepting chemotaxis protein, with amino-acid sequence MRQWTLKAKLRLALGLMWLGLIGVGIWSAMETRATMLDERKVGLQNLVDAAEGIAKLYHGRAQSGAMSEADAKKAALSTLASMRFGSTGYLFVVDSQFILLMHPTLADMVGKSTAGFKDPTGKPVYPTIVNAAKDKGFGFAEYQGRLPGSETALPKIGYVKHFVPWDWNISSAVFLQEVDAAYRHSLIANLIVILLVGGAVSLAMSLIIRNVQRGLGGEPSYAAEMARRIAGGDLAVHVQTRAGDRDSMLVAMAQMQQQLTGTISHIKTSADSIASATKQIAAGNADLSQRTEEQASSLEETASSMEELTSIVRQNADNARQASTLAVNASDIAAKGGEVVGRVIDTMAGINESSKKIADIIGVIEGIAFQTNILALNAAVEAARAGEQGRGFAVVAGEVRNLAQRSAGAAKEIKELIGDSVGRVENGTTLVAEAGSVIDEVVIAVKRVTDIMGEISSASEEQSSGIEQVNQAVTQMDEVTQQNAALVEQAAAAALSLEEQAQVLRDAVASFRTA
- a CDS encoding DUF2147 domain-containing protein, which encodes MKPTPHALARLAGALALALAAGSAFAQVSPAGTWKTIDDNTGKQKGEVTIVDNGGTFSGKVTKILVPGDENKTCTKCTDDRKDQPIKGLTILTGLKADGNNNWDGGQILDPENGKVYSAKMSLSEDGQKLNVRGFLGISLLGRTQTWIREQ
- a CDS encoding peroxidase, whose product is MPERNRPPFRGPFGAIAGSTTSVYAAAGDTAGDAHEPMSGGRSSAVRDVAAQDLASDTALWRFALAAEHGGRAPHPDAALRDDLSVLRILRHADGLRLLRQGLRSAFPGSALRLTTFWPEEQPHAYPARAEARPAEFGDLLVLLRLRGAVPTLDCRALFLTSRRIDQPDDTLDKHHALPQINLYEGWPDFNVYARSPIKSRNATFLGKFDLSAELDPLRRVGRDQRQWRYLTPCTGLQHYAQWPGARPASPLQWRWPSGPQAGAARPSTGSFTGLLRQLVRPEGPGEDCSAGTDVPTWGRLINRLLDHSWEVAPSHALKSGNISSLAFWTRLRGFLTAEYLLGSHSLQKGFGASLQFEMANGLQDIARDDWTATTGFDPEDLDVPGVRGTLQRIAASRLAVFGMSAEDPAPLAAPRPQRGVTPRPDGEREGQRVLLIDVIRPSAAAL